The Pseudomonas pergaminensis nucleotide sequence ATAGCTCGCGCGATACGATCAACGCTTTGCAAGATAGCGATCTTGGTCTCGGTACCCACCGAATCGATGGAGTCAGCGCTGGAGTAGGCACTCTGCGGTGAGGTCTGCGGAGTTCCAACTTGAACCCGAGATCCACCCGGGCTTGCTATGGTGCGCACCGACCGAGCAGCGTCCATCAGAAAGCGCTCGGTGATCTGCTGTGAATACGCGAAAGCGCTTTGATCGTGTTCCAGCGCCCTCAAGCCGAAACCTTGATCGACACTGAAGGAGCCGAACTTGATGAGACCACTTTCAATGCTCCAGTTCTCGCGTTTGACGGATTGCAGAAACAGGTCGGCGAAGTCGACACGGTGCTCCATGACTGTGTCCAGCACTCGCGTCAGGTGTTGTTCATTCAGGCCATAAGGCTCCAGCAACAGCTTCTTGGCGGCTTGCAAATTATCGACGTTACTATGAGGTGCGTTCATTGAAGGTCCGGACTGAAAGCGTCAGATGCGATGAATGATCAGTCAGCGTTGGACGCCAACCCTTTGTCGATAAAACCGCGCAACCGCAGTCGGGACTGAATGCCCACATGACGTGCGACTTCCTTGCCGTTTTGGTAGATAACCAGCGCCGGGATACCTGAAACCTGAAAACGCGTCTTAGCCGCTTCGGGATCTTCGGCATTGACCTCATCCATATTGCATTTCATGACTTTCAGGCGACCTCTGTATTCCTCGGCCAACTGCTCGATAATGGGTGCAAGCATTTTGCAGGGACCACACCAAGGCGCCCAGAAATCGACCAGTACAGGCAGATCAGCGTCAGTGACTTGTGCGTCGAAAGTGCTCAGGGAAAGGTCTTGAATTAATTCACTCATTAGTGCTACTCCAGTGTTAATGCGTTAGAAGTCACTGCCCGCCGATGCGCAGGTCATTAATCAAAATCGAACCACCGCTGACTTTTCCCAGCGTCATGCTGTCGCTACCAACGGCTAAAATACCGGCGTAAATGTCACGCAGATTTCCCGCCACCGTGACGTGGTCGACCGGAAATTGGATCTCGCCGTTTTCCACCCAAAATCCTTGCGCGGCACGTGAGTAATCGCCGGTCGCCAGGCGCACGCCATCCCCGATCAGATGAGTGATATACAGTCCGTTATTCAATTTTCCGAGCATTGCGGTGAGATCATCACTGTCCTTGGTAAGGCGGCTTTTCAAGCTAAGGTTATATGCGCCTTTGGCATTTCCCGTGCTTACCATGCCAAGACGTCGGGCCGTATAGGCAGAAAGGAAGTAGCCGCGAACTACGCCCTGATCAACAACCGCTCGTTGCTGGCCTACTACACCGTCTGAATCGAAACAACCGCTTGCCGTCCCGTACAACTGGAAAGGATTTTCGAAGACGTCCAGATGCTCGGCAAAAATTCTTTGTCCGAGGCTGTCACGTAGAAACGACGCATCTCTTGAGAGTTCGCCTCCACTGACCGCTTGATGGAAATGATGAACAAGGCTGTGGGCGGCCTGCGGCGCCAGCAAGACCGGGCAGCTGCGAGAGCTGATTGAGCGGCTGCCCAGCGATTCAATAGCGCTACGTGCGGCTATTTCACCCACCTGCTCAGGCGCCATGAGCAACTGCGGTGCGGTGCGGTAATCAGTCCAGGAATCAGTTTTGCGTTGGTCATCGCGGCTGCCAATCACCCTCGCGGTGACACTGTGATCGGTGCGCTGTGAACGACGGCAAAAGCCTTGAGATGTCGCCAGGAGCATTTGCGAGCGAGCGGTTTCAAGACTTGCACCATCGCTGCGAACTTCGGCACCCAACCGGTGAATACCGTCTTCGACCTGTCTGACGTGTTGCACCGCTTGCTCTATATCCAGAGACCAAGGGTTGTCCGTTTGCAAATCCAGCTCGACAGTGCTCAGTTGCGCGCTGTCGACCAGGCACGCGTCGGGGTCTTCGCTGGCGTAGCGAGCGATGTCCAACGCAGCACTCACCATTCGCTGCACATTGGCGGGGCTGAAATCGGTGGAACTCGTGAAGCCTTGACGCTGGCCTCTGAACACCGTGAGAGAGATGCTGCTTTGCGTATGTACCGTGCGGGTTGTGACCCGCCCATCCAATACCTCGACACTTAGCCCGGACATCTCTGAAATGGAAACTTTGGCGTCACTGGCACCCAAGTGTCTTGCCTTGGCGACGAGGTCCTGCGCGATCTCCGCCAGTTGTTTC carries:
- a CDS encoding TldD/PmbA family protein, which translates into the protein MNQQFAYTGKQLAEIAQDLVAKARHLGASDAKVSISEMSGLSVEVLDGRVTTRTVHTQSSISLTVFRGQRQGFTSSTDFSPANVQRMVSAALDIARYASEDPDACLVDSAQLSTVELDLQTDNPWSLDIEQAVQHVRQVEDGIHRLGAEVRSDGASLETARSQMLLATSQGFCRRSQRTDHSVTARVIGSRDDQRKTDSWTDYRTAPQLLMAPEQVGEIAARSAIESLGSRSISSRSCPVLLAPQAAHSLVHHFHQAVSGGELSRDASFLRDSLGQRIFAEHLDVFENPFQLYGTASGCFDSDGVVGQQRAVVDQGVVRGYFLSAYTARRLGMVSTGNAKGAYNLSLKSRLTKDSDDLTAMLGKLNNGLYITHLIGDGVRLATGDYSRAAQGFWVENGEIQFPVDHVTVAGNLRDIYAGILAVGSDSMTLGKVSGGSILINDLRIGGQ
- the trxA gene encoding thioredoxin; the protein is MSELIQDLSLSTFDAQVTDADLPVLVDFWAPWCGPCKMLAPIIEQLAEEYRGRLKVMKCNMDEVNAEDPEAAKTRFQVSGIPALVIYQNGKEVARHVGIQSRLRLRGFIDKGLASNAD